The following proteins are co-located in the Streptococcus downei MFe28 genome:
- a CDS encoding autorepressor SdpR family transcription factor produces MGFADTFKALSSPLRREILNLLKKGRLSAGEISAHFEVTGATISNHLKVLREADLIVETKEKNFIYYDLNASVLEEVMVWLADLKGDHHES; encoded by the coding sequence ATGGGCTTCGCTGATACTTTTAAGGCCCTGTCCAGTCCGCTTCGACGAGAGATTCTCAATCTTTTAAAAAAGGGGCGCCTGTCGGCTGGTGAGATCTCTGCCCATTTCGAGGTGACAGGGGCCACCATTTCTAACCACCTCAAGGTCTTACGAGAGGCAGACTTGATTGTCGAGACCAAGGAGAAGAATTTTATCTACTATGACCTCAATGCTTCCGTCTTAGAAGAGGTCATGGTTTGGTTGGCTGATTTGAAAGGAGATCATCATGAAAGTTAA
- a CDS encoding type II CAAX endopeptidase family protein, producing the protein MKKILIFIGLTYGLAWGIWLIAYLMGRGLNVLVLVLAMFAPALAFLVLRIFSKGQVELGADFRLHLRESWGYFLLALWGPAILTVLAYLLYFLAFPKEFVLSSSVFSLAKKAGVPASLIILSSLFRVLTLGPLINTFVAIGEEIGWRGYLFPTLKQQFSPWSAHLLIGLIWSLWHLPINLQGYNYGLAYADQPWLGILAMFLFCFGLSVCLSYLVEKTGSIWSAALLHGSLNGWASFTTLFALKANHLILGPFLNGLISCLPLLVLAIYLLNKERRTAYGLR; encoded by the coding sequence ATGAAAAAAATCTTAATATTTATAGGTTTGACTTATGGCCTAGCTTGGGGAATTTGGTTAATAGCCTATCTCATGGGAAGAGGCTTGAACGTTCTGGTTTTAGTTTTAGCTATGTTTGCTCCAGCCTTGGCTTTTTTAGTTTTAAGAATATTTAGCAAGGGACAGGTTGAATTGGGTGCAGACTTTCGTTTGCATCTCAGAGAATCTTGGGGTTATTTTCTCTTAGCCTTGTGGGGACCAGCTATACTGACCGTTTTGGCTTATTTGCTCTATTTTCTGGCTTTTCCGAAAGAGTTTGTTCTCAGTTCGTCTGTCTTTAGCCTTGCTAAAAAAGCCGGAGTACCAGCTTCCCTAATCATTCTCAGCAGTCTTTTTCGTGTTTTAACCCTTGGGCCCCTTATCAATACTTTTGTGGCTATTGGAGAAGAAATCGGTTGGCGGGGTTATCTTTTTCCCACTTTAAAACAGCAGTTCAGTCCTTGGTCAGCTCATCTCTTGATCGGCTTGATTTGGAGCCTTTGGCATTTGCCCATCAACTTACAAGGCTATAATTACGGCTTAGCCTATGCTGATCAGCCGTGGCTGGGAATCCTAGCCATGTTTCTATTTTGTTTCGGTCTAAGTGTTTGCCTGAGCTATCTTGTCGAAAAGACCGGTTCAATCTGGTCAGCTGCCCTTTTGCATGGTTCTCTGAATGGCTGGGCCTCCTTTACCACTCTCTTTGCCCTAAAGGCCAATCATCTTATTCTTGGTCCTTTCCTAAATGGCCTGATTAGTTGCCTTCCTCTACTTGTCTTAGCCATTTACCTTCTAAACAAAGAAAGGAGGACCGCCTATGGGCTTCGCTGA
- a CDS encoding SdpI family protein: MKVNKKLLAASSSIILLPILFGLYAWQDLPNRMATHFGPTVQADRWASKPFVIFIIPLFLLGPHLLAIFLTNRDPKAQITSLKIRYLTYAIVPFISTFFAVYMYRKNLGYPVNTALTIGLAFGFFFIVIGNYLPKIRQNSRGDLRFPWNLNDNGAWNYGRRLAGFLWVLGGLVILIDGFFNLAFVWVFFGTVFVMVTLPIIASYLYYRRHGQKV; this comes from the coding sequence ATGAAAGTTAATAAAAAATTGCTAGCTGCAAGTAGCTCTATTATCCTCTTACCCATCTTATTTGGTCTTTATGCTTGGCAAGACCTGCCCAATCGAATGGCCACTCACTTTGGTCCAACTGTTCAGGCGGATAGGTGGGCTTCAAAGCCTTTTGTCATCTTCATCATTCCCTTATTTTTACTGGGGCCCCACCTCTTGGCTATCTTCCTAACTAACCGCGATCCTAAGGCACAAATAACTAGTCTCAAAATAAGATACCTAACCTATGCTATTGTTCCCTTTATTTCGACCTTTTTTGCGGTCTATATGTACAGAAAAAATCTAGGATATCCCGTTAATACAGCCTTGACTATTGGCTTAGCCTTTGGTTTTTTCTTCATCGTGATAGGCAACTACCTACCAAAGATTCGCCAAAATTCTAGGGGTGATTTGCGTTTTCCTTGGAACCTGAATGATAATGGAGCCTGGAACTATGGTCGTCGTCTGGCAGGCTTTCTCTGGGTTTTAGGTGGCTTGGTCATTTTGATTGACGGCTTCTTTAACCTGGCCTTTGTCTGGGTTTTCTTTGGCACGGTCTTTGTCATGGTGACCCTGCCCATCATTGCTTCCTATCTCTATTATCGGAGACATGGCCAAAAGGTCTGA